The Streptomyces fungicidicus nucleotide sequence GTGCCGCTGCCCCGGCTCACCAGCCGGCCGGTGGGGGAGTTCGGCCCGCCGGGCGGCCGGGACACCCGGGAGGACCGGCGGCCGCCCGCGCAGGGCACCGCTCGCACGTCCGCCACGCACCGGACCGTCCACACGCCCCCGGCGCAGCGGGGCGGCTCCGGCCCGAGCATGTGACGCGGGCCTTCGCGGCGCGGTCGGGGCGGGGCCGTGAAGGCCCCGCCCCCTCACGCGTCCGGGCGCACCACCCCGAGGATCTCCATCGACCCGGCCGGCGCCACCGTCACGTAGCGGCCCGGACGCGGGGCGTGGATCATCCGGCCGTCGCCGATGTAGAGGGACACATGGCTGGCGTCGGCGTTGTAGATGATCAGGTCGCCGGGACGCATGTCCGCGACCGGGACCCGGTGCAGCAGGCGCCACTGCTCCTGCGAGGTGCGCGGGATGGCCACGCCCGCCTTCAGCCAGGCCTGCGAGGTCAGTCCGGAGCAGTCGTAGGAGTCGGGGCCCTCGGCGCCCCAGACGTACGGTTTGCCGAGTTCACGGCGGGCGAAGGCGACGGCCTCGCGGCCCGCGCCGCTGCCCTCGGTGCCGGCGGTGTCGAGGACGCCGGTCTCCACCCAATCCGCCTGCGCCTCCTCGGCGTTCCTCCGCTCCAGCGCGGCCAGCTCCCGGCGCTGCTTCTCCTCCAGCCGTGACTCGATCCGCTCCGCCGTGTCGATGCGCGCCTGGACCGTCCGGCGGTGGGAGTCGAGGGAGCTGCGGTTGCGGCGCAGCCGCTTCAGCTCCTCGGCCGCCTCCTCGCCACGGGTGCGCAGTTCCTCCTCGGTCCCGGTCAGGGCCTCGATCACCCGGTTCGTGCCCAGGTGCGCCTGGCGGGCCAGGGAGGCGTTGTCCAGGGCGTGTTCGGGGTCCCCACCGAGGACGAACTGCACCTCGGCGGGGACTCCGCCGCCGCGGTACTGGGAGCGGGCCGCCGCCCCGGCCAGCGCGGTGAGGCGGTTCAGCTTCTTCTCGGTGGCGGCCACCTGGGCCCGGAGCGTGCCGAGGCGCTTCTTCTGCCGGGTCACCTTGACCTCGGCCGCGTTGTACTTCTCCGTGGCGACCTCGGCGTCGTGGTAGAGCCGGTCGAGTTCGGCCCGCACCTCCGGGAGGGTCGCCGGTTCGGCGCTCGCGGGCTGGTGGAGCGCCGCCGTCAGCGCGAGGGCCAGTGTGACGGCGGCCGCCGTCCGGTGGCCGTGAGCGCCGGGGCTGCGTCGCATGGTGTCGTGGCTCCCTTCGTAGGCGCCGTGGGGGCGGGGTGGCCGGACATGGTCGGTGCGCCATGGGCCGCACACACAACGGGCGGGCGCCGTCCGGAGGTTCAAGGCGGGGTGAACCGGGGCGGCCCCGTCGCCCGTTGTGCGCGCAGGGCGCCGGGCGAAGGGGTTGGTATGAACGCGCAGTTGGTGCTGCTCGCGCTGTGCACGGGGTGCGGCCTCGGTTTTCTGCTGGCCGCGGTGCGGGCGGTGGCGTCGGCCGCGGTCCTGTGGGCGCGCGGCCGGCGGGTGATGGGACGCGTGACCGCACGTGCGGCGTCCGACCGGCGGCGCGGCGGGCTCGTCGTGTTCTCCGACCACTTGGGCAGGGACCTGGTCCTCGATCCGGGACCGTGCGGGCCGCTCTACGGAGTGCCCCCGGTCGGCGGCAGCGTGCCGGTCGTGTACGAGCGGGAGCGCCCCACCCGGGCCCGGCTGTGGACCTCCCGCCATCTGCTGGCGCCGTCCTTCGGCTGGTTCCTGTCCGCCACCGTGGCGTTCGGCACCGGGGTCGTGGTGGCGGGGTGAG carries:
- a CDS encoding C40 family peptidase — its product is MRRSPGAHGHRTAAAVTLALALTAALHQPASAEPATLPEVRAELDRLYHDAEVATEKYNAAEVKVTRQKKRLGTLRAQVAATEKKLNRLTALAGAAARSQYRGGGVPAEVQFVLGGDPEHALDNASLARQAHLGTNRVIEALTGTEEELRTRGEEAAEELKRLRRNRSSLDSHRRTVQARIDTAERIESRLEEKQRRELAALERRNAEEAQADWVETGVLDTAGTEGSGAGREAVAFARRELGKPYVWGAEGPDSYDCSGLTSQAWLKAGVAIPRTSQEQWRLLHRVPVADMRPGDLIIYNADASHVSLYIGDGRMIHAPRPGRYVTVAPAGSMEILGVVRPDA